A portion of the Natronococcus sp. AD-5 genome contains these proteins:
- the dndC gene encoding DNA phosphorothioation system sulfurtransferase DndC, with translation MASSSGKADDVESSDGETSVFEYRNLEDIRKEIQETYTADDRPWVIGYSGGKDSTTVLQLIWYAIKDLPDEEQTNPIYVISSDTLVETPKIVNHITSTLENINEYAEKEDLPFKARKVYPDVSDSFWVNLLGRGYPAPNQNFRWCTDRLKIDPADQFIRDKVSDHGEVIVVLGARKAESATREQVMNLHSIEGSNLARHSKFASAYVYTPIEDWLVNDVWTYLLQNDCPWGKDNQDLAALYREADDECPMVIDTNTPSCGNSRFGCWTCTVVTEDKAMENMVDGGEEWMKPLLDYRNLLKETQDPDEKPMYREMKGRKHGKIMEKNNGGTGVIPRAYKLKFRKHLLRKLLETQKQVNELRSDDMDDLELIQEEELREIRRLWRQEEADWEDSVPRIYNEVMDDELEWTKDDLGSFTEEEAAVLEEVCEAHDTPPKLIKRLLDTELQHHGMKRRAAIYDKIDKIFREDWRSIQEVAAEIDGEEPERWEYDLDYEDLA, from the coding sequence ATGGCATCGAGTAGCGGCAAAGCAGACGATGTCGAATCATCGGACGGGGAAACGTCCGTTTTTGAATACCGGAATCTCGAGGATATTCGGAAAGAGATCCAGGAAACATATACGGCCGATGATCGTCCCTGGGTGATTGGATATAGTGGGGGCAAGGACTCGACAACGGTACTCCAACTGATCTGGTACGCGATTAAGGATCTCCCGGACGAGGAGCAGACAAATCCTATCTATGTGATTTCGAGCGACACGCTGGTTGAGACCCCAAAGATAGTCAACCACATCACATCTACCTTAGAAAATATCAACGAGTACGCCGAGAAAGAGGATCTCCCCTTTAAGGCGCGGAAGGTCTATCCGGACGTCAGTGACTCTTTCTGGGTCAATCTCCTCGGACGTGGCTATCCGGCCCCCAACCAGAACTTCCGGTGGTGTACGGATCGGCTGAAGATCGATCCGGCGGACCAGTTCATCCGGGACAAAGTCTCCGACCACGGCGAGGTGATCGTGGTGCTCGGTGCCCGCAAGGCGGAAAGCGCGACACGGGAGCAGGTGATGAACCTGCATAGCATTGAGGGCAGCAACCTGGCCCGGCACTCGAAGTTTGCCAGCGCCTATGTCTACACCCCGATCGAGGACTGGCTGGTCAACGACGTCTGGACCTACCTGCTCCAGAACGACTGTCCTTGGGGAAAGGATAATCAGGACTTGGCCGCACTATACCGGGAGGCCGACGACGAGTGTCCCATGGTGATCGATACGAACACGCCGTCCTGTGGGAATAGTCGATTCGGCTGCTGGACGTGTACCGTTGTCACCGAGGACAAAGCAATGGAGAACATGGTCGATGGCGGGGAAGAATGGATGAAACCGCTGCTCGACTACCGGAACCTGCTGAAGGAAACCCAGGACCCGGACGAGAAACCGATGTACCGCGAGATGAAGGGCCGGAAACACGGCAAGATCATGGAAAAGAACAACGGTGGGACCGGCGTGATCCCCCGGGCCTACAAGCTCAAATTCCGGAAGCACCTCCTCCGGAAACTGCTGGAGACGCAGAAGCAGGTGAACGAACTCCGGAGCGACGACATGGACGATCTCGAGCTTATCCAGGAAGAGGAACTCCGAGAAATCCGCCGGCTGTGGCGGCAGGAAGAAGCGGACTGGGAGGACTCTGTACCCCGGATTTACAACGAGGTGATGGACGACGAGCTCGAATGGACTAAGGACGATCTGGGCTCGTTCACGGAGGAAGAAGCGGCAGTCCTGGAAGAGGTGTGCGAGGCCCACGACACCCCCCCGAAACTTATCAAACGACTGCTTGATACGGAGCTACAGCATCACGGCATGAAACGCCGGGCCGCGATCTATGACAAGATCGATAAGATCTTCCGCGAAGACTGGCGGTCGATCCAGGAAGTTGCGGCTGAGATCGACGGTGAAGAGCCAGAACGATGGGAGTACGATCTCGACTATGAGGATCTCGCATGA
- a CDS encoding DeoR family transcriptional regulator, which produces MVADERDGPFEEQYSDDEILAYIAAEEVVTTREVADHFDYHLQTARRRLKRLHVDSQVRKKDVGKRFVWWLPRD; this is translated from the coding sequence ATGGTGGCCGATGAGAGGGATGGGCCGTTTGAGGAGCAATATTCGGATGACGAGATTCTGGCGTATATCGCGGCGGAGGAGGTAGTGACGACGCGCGAGGTCGCGGACCACTTCGACTACCATCTGCAAACAGCGCGACGCCGATTGAAACGGTTGCACGTGGACAGTCAGGTTCGGAAGAAGGACGTCGGAAAACGGTTTGTCTGGTGGCTGCCACGCGACTAG
- a CDS encoding DUF7115 domain-containing protein: protein MTVPGIVQSALDGEEIVTRVSLGGDDEFFVTPSSSILYRAEGLLSDESIDEYAHDADRITLSEGRRKTSITLEYSLDGAAEFTIPASKTEDVLRPVLAGVLSANGITDPDETVVKVYRFSELTLILTSDRLVKHIGEAVWDDDYEEYHFDGVTNLSFEDGNVATQIVLEVDGRPQRIKAPNDAADDIRERLQRALFAYHDVDSLAELNATLGAKREDDGDDTTVDFGDGVDPLDANPPEVDDRSDTETATAGTADQSQPPAQAAADSGDAEPRSNRSGGEAATLESQSLMDDLAGESASDETPRASGADATTGAGSAPNPEVLERLETLEAAVERQNDRLEKQQQTIEQLIAELRQGR, encoded by the coding sequence ATGACCGTTCCCGGCATCGTTCAGTCTGCTCTCGATGGCGAGGAGATCGTCACGCGAGTCTCTCTCGGCGGCGATGACGAATTTTTCGTGACTCCCTCGAGCAGTATCCTCTATCGGGCTGAAGGACTCCTGAGCGACGAATCGATCGACGAATACGCACACGACGCGGATCGAATTACTCTCTCTGAAGGGCGGCGCAAGACCTCGATCACGCTCGAGTACTCCCTCGACGGAGCCGCGGAGTTTACGATTCCCGCGAGCAAGACCGAGGACGTCCTGCGACCGGTGCTCGCCGGCGTGTTGAGCGCCAACGGTATCACCGACCCCGACGAGACGGTCGTCAAGGTCTACCGGTTCAGCGAACTCACGCTGATCCTCACGAGCGACCGCCTCGTCAAACACATCGGCGAGGCGGTCTGGGACGACGATTACGAGGAGTACCACTTCGACGGCGTGACGAACCTCTCGTTCGAGGACGGGAACGTCGCGACGCAGATCGTCCTCGAGGTCGACGGCCGACCGCAGCGGATCAAGGCGCCGAACGACGCGGCGGACGACATCCGCGAGCGCCTTCAACGGGCGCTGTTCGCGTACCACGACGTCGACTCGCTCGCCGAACTCAACGCCACCCTCGGTGCGAAACGGGAAGACGACGGGGACGATACGACGGTGGACTTCGGCGACGGCGTCGACCCGCTCGACGCCAACCCGCCCGAGGTCGACGATCGAAGCGATACCGAGACGGCGACCGCCGGCACGGCGGACCAGTCGCAACCGCCCGCGCAGGCCGCAGCCGACTCCGGCGACGCCGAACCCCGGTCGAACCGGTCCGGCGGAGAGGCAGCGACGCTCGAGTCGCAGTCCCTGATGGACGACCTGGCGGGCGAGTCGGCCTCCGACGAGACGCCGCGTGCCAGTGGAGCGGACGCGACGACCGGCGCCGGATCGGCTCCGAACCCGGAAGTCCTCGAGCGCCTCGAGACGCTCGAGGCGGCGGTCGAACGGCAGAACGACCGACTCGAGAAACAGCAGCAGACGATCGAGCAACTGATCGCCGAACTCCGACAGGGTCGGTAA
- a CDS encoding DUF5830 family protein produces the protein MDADERAVDATDDRVELGLALLERLEHESLSLAEVVDRIETVTSDPAVTRTILDQAELRGIIEREDGIVRPKSRQYVRFGQDVITKDGEFSCRRCGSGLSTGYFIDLESGELGPFGSSCIRKVTGRE, from the coding sequence ATGGACGCTGACGAGCGCGCGGTCGACGCGACGGACGACCGCGTCGAACTCGGACTGGCGTTGCTCGAGCGACTCGAGCACGAGTCGCTGTCGCTCGCCGAAGTCGTCGATCGCATCGAGACCGTCACGAGCGATCCGGCGGTGACCCGGACGATCCTCGACCAGGCGGAGCTTCGCGGCATCATCGAGCGCGAGGACGGCATCGTCCGGCCGAAGAGCCGACAGTACGTCCGGTTCGGTCAGGACGTCATCACGAAAGACGGAGAGTTCTCCTGCCGGCGCTGCGGCTCCGGGCTCTCGACCGGCTACTTCATCGACCTCGAGAGCGGCGAGCTCGGGCCGTTCGGCTCCTCGTGTATTCGGAAGGTGACGGGCCGAGAGTAA
- a CDS encoding TVP38/TMEM64 family protein: MTSQSASVRALAGALLLAAIATVGVLVPTSTVVDTAESVAGDPILFGLVVVGLYLVRPLALVPTTPLAVVVGYGYGVPLGIPVALVGVVVTVVPVFLVARWLVEGDDRRAAALRSGRIGRLFERTERAVRRYYDTAGQIRGVVASRLAPIPSDVATCAAAVSGVRLRHLVIGTALGELPWTIAAVVVGASAATVTTDGFGDPGLALTVACTLAAALLLAGPIYAHLWEKPQAGDSSRHLDG; encoded by the coding sequence ATGACGTCGCAGTCAGCGTCGGTGCGAGCTCTCGCGGGGGCCCTCCTCCTTGCGGCGATCGCGACCGTCGGCGTTCTCGTCCCGACTTCGACGGTGGTGGACACCGCCGAATCGGTTGCGGGCGATCCGATCCTCTTCGGACTCGTCGTGGTCGGTCTCTACCTCGTTCGACCGCTGGCTCTCGTGCCGACGACGCCGCTCGCGGTCGTCGTCGGCTACGGCTACGGCGTTCCGCTCGGAATCCCGGTCGCACTCGTCGGCGTCGTCGTAACCGTCGTTCCCGTCTTTCTCGTCGCCCGCTGGCTCGTCGAGGGCGACGACCGTCGAGCGGCGGCGCTACGTTCCGGACGGATCGGACGGCTCTTCGAGCGGACCGAGCGTGCGGTCCGGCGCTACTACGACACCGCGGGGCAGATTCGCGGCGTCGTCGCCTCGCGGCTCGCGCCGATCCCCTCGGACGTCGCGACGTGCGCTGCGGCGGTCAGCGGCGTCCGCCTCCGGCACCTCGTGATCGGCACGGCGCTCGGCGAACTCCCGTGGACGATCGCGGCGGTCGTCGTCGGCGCGTCGGCGGCGACTGTCACGACGGACGGGTTCGGCGATCCGGGACTCGCACTGACGGTCGCGTGCACTCTCGCCGCCGCGCTCTTGCTCGCGGGGCCGATCTACGCCCATCTGTGGGAAAAACCGCAGGCCGGGGACTCGAGCCGGCATCTGGACGGCTAA
- a CDS encoding HVO_2523 family zinc finger protein — translation MTGDGDGDAGSDDDGGSKGWSDRPSGAPTCPHCRMPMYKRHCKYVCPQHGVVIDCSDPFR, via the coding sequence ATGACCGGCGACGGCGATGGCGACGCGGGATCGGACGACGACGGCGGTTCGAAGGGGTGGAGCGACCGGCCGTCCGGCGCTCCGACCTGCCCGCACTGTCGAATGCCGATGTACAAACGCCACTGCAAGTACGTCTGTCCGCAGCACGGGGTCGTGATCGACTGCAGCGACCCGTTTCGGTAG
- a CDS encoding carboxypeptidase regulatory-like domain-containing protein, which translates to MGTTRSLVLEAETDEVRVGDSVTFRVRDRMRNPVEGATVISRQKRVRTDETGRCRLAFHSPGFWSITAIKSSEGNLSYKPGTAAVRAITRPAAFQRVRRIAAYSE; encoded by the coding sequence ATGGGAACGACACGATCGCTCGTCCTCGAGGCCGAAACGGACGAAGTACGAGTCGGCGACTCCGTCACCTTCCGCGTGCGGGATCGGATGCGCAACCCGGTCGAAGGGGCGACGGTTATCAGCCGGCAGAAGAGGGTTCGGACGGACGAAACGGGGCGATGCCGGCTCGCCTTTCACTCCCCCGGGTTCTGGTCGATCACTGCGATCAAATCCTCGGAGGGTAACCTCTCGTACAAGCCGGGAACGGCGGCCGTGCGAGCGATCACCAGGCCGGCGGCGTTCCAGCGGGTGCGTCGAATCGCCGCGTACTCCGAGTGA
- a CDS encoding adenosylcobalamin-dependent ribonucleoside-diphosphate reductase has protein sequence MSESDLSAEELTLPIKRTEGETLEERLTANAYHNILPARYLRKDADGELVEEQEDLFGRVGKNIALAEAVYEAEKRDLEVTVTPDQLKPDHPRRDELAAEVFGAGTTADDDAETVLTEHNVNKFAYATVVPELPDEVREHVEGVAETFTEGMESLSFMPNSPTLMNAGDELQQLSACFVMSPDDDLSDIHETAKKAAEVFQSGGGVGYGFWQLRPYGDAVGSTGGIASGPITFMRTYDQLCETIAQGGTRRGAQMGIMRVSHPDVIEFIHAKNKDVSLAHCLRLNDPDDYTYTSFSEALEEARDLIDDEGRVPKHLRNAVEGHLSNFNISVGVTDEFMEALQNDEEYTFTNPRTEEPHVATEETKEMYSRYDLGEYVEVGEPLSIPAELVWERIVEGAHENGEPGVIYLERVNKQHSFDVEEHDDHQILATNPCGEQPLEEYEACNLGHINLSTLAARDVPDWRVWADEHADEYDSREAAVDAFLEEAIDYEEFDERIEYGTRFLENVVTMSDFPVPEIEEKVRDMRKIGLGVMGLAQLYIQLGIKYGSEEGNEVARQLMTHINHEAKWTSHELAQERGSFNDWDDSKYANPTEYRDWFEHQTGLDADRFPDGFPIRNHNVTTIAPTGTTSMVGNTTGGCEPIYNVAYYKNVTDDVQGDEMLVEFDDYFLRVLEANDIDVDAVKEEAQEQMATNQFDGVEGLSTVPDAIGELFVITSDLSAKQHAAVQCACQKGVDSAISKTVNAPNDSTLDDAKEVFEWVYENGGKGVTYYRDGTRSKQVLTTRAENADFADETEAAEALVEQIDDIFGGLEAFLESEDVQDVLAEDVGSLVGDETDREPVEVDFTEKRERPDALQGVSQRIDTGYGKVYVTINEDPETGQPFELFANIGHSGGFTNSFTEALAKVISTSLRSGVDPEEIVDELCGTRSPKVAWDKGEQIQSIPDAIGTAMRRYLENEIDKPYPTQQTLEESADADATVDGPKTDGGAAAADASDDEDDAVQDLIDAGESPECPDCGSLSLYYSEGCKTCESCGWSEC, from the coding sequence ATGAGCGAATCCGATCTCTCCGCGGAGGAGCTGACGCTCCCGATCAAGCGCACCGAGGGGGAGACGCTCGAGGAGCGCCTGACGGCCAACGCCTACCACAACATTCTGCCCGCCCGCTACCTGCGCAAGGACGCCGACGGCGAACTCGTCGAGGAGCAGGAGGACCTCTTCGGTCGCGTCGGGAAGAACATCGCGCTGGCCGAAGCCGTCTACGAGGCCGAAAAGCGCGACCTCGAGGTCACCGTCACGCCCGACCAGCTCAAGCCGGACCACCCGCGGCGCGACGAGCTCGCCGCAGAAGTCTTCGGTGCGGGGACCACGGCCGACGACGACGCGGAGACGGTGCTCACCGAGCACAACGTCAACAAGTTCGCCTACGCCACCGTCGTTCCCGAGCTCCCCGACGAGGTTCGCGAGCACGTCGAGGGCGTCGCCGAGACCTTCACCGAGGGGATGGAGTCGCTCTCGTTCATGCCGAACTCGCCGACGCTGATGAACGCGGGCGACGAGCTCCAGCAGCTCTCGGCCTGTTTCGTCATGTCGCCCGACGACGACCTCTCGGACATCCACGAGACGGCCAAGAAGGCCGCGGAGGTCTTCCAGTCCGGCGGCGGCGTCGGCTACGGCTTCTGGCAGCTCCGCCCCTACGGCGACGCGGTCGGCTCGACCGGCGGCATCGCCTCGGGACCGATCACCTTCATGCGGACCTACGACCAGCTCTGCGAGACGATCGCCCAGGGCGGCACCCGCCGCGGCGCCCAGATGGGGATCATGCGCGTTTCCCACCCGGACGTCATCGAGTTCATCCACGCGAAGAACAAGGACGTCTCTCTCGCTCACTGTCTCCGTCTCAACGACCCCGACGACTACACCTACACGAGCTTCTCGGAGGCGCTCGAGGAGGCCCGCGACCTCATCGACGACGAGGGTCGCGTCCCGAAGCACCTCCGCAACGCCGTCGAGGGCCATCTCTCTAACTTCAACATCTCCGTCGGCGTCACCGACGAGTTCATGGAGGCCTTACAGAACGACGAGGAGTACACCTTCACGAACCCGCGGACGGAAGAGCCCCACGTCGCGACCGAGGAGACCAAGGAGATGTACAGCCGCTACGACCTCGGCGAGTACGTCGAGGTCGGCGAGCCGCTGTCGATCCCCGCCGAACTCGTCTGGGAGCGCATCGTCGAGGGCGCCCACGAGAACGGCGAGCCCGGCGTGATCTACCTCGAGCGCGTCAACAAACAGCACTCCTTCGACGTCGAGGAGCACGACGACCATCAGATCCTCGCGACGAATCCGTGCGGCGAACAGCCGCTTGAGGAGTACGAGGCCTGCAACCTCGGCCACATCAACCTCTCGACGCTGGCCGCCCGTGACGTCCCCGACTGGCGCGTCTGGGCGGACGAACACGCCGACGAGTACGACTCGCGGGAAGCGGCGGTCGACGCCTTCCTCGAGGAGGCGATCGACTACGAGGAGTTCGACGAGCGCATCGAGTACGGCACCCGCTTCCTCGAGAACGTCGTCACGATGTCGGACTTCCCGGTACCCGAGATCGAAGAGAAGGTACGGGACATGCGCAAGATCGGGCTGGGCGTGATGGGACTGGCCCAGCTGTACATCCAGCTCGGCATCAAGTACGGCAGCGAGGAGGGCAACGAGGTCGCCCGCCAGCTGATGACCCACATCAACCACGAGGCCAAGTGGACCAGCCACGAACTCGCCCAGGAGCGCGGCTCGTTCAACGACTGGGACGACTCGAAGTACGCGAACCCGACCGAGTACCGCGACTGGTTCGAGCACCAGACGGGCCTCGACGCCGACCGGTTCCCCGACGGCTTCCCGATCCGGAACCACAACGTGACGACCATCGCGCCGACCGGCACGACCTCGATGGTCGGCAACACGACGGGCGGCTGCGAGCCGATCTACAACGTCGCCTACTACAAGAACGTCACCGACGACGTCCAGGGCGACGAGATGTTAGTCGAGTTCGACGACTACTTCCTGCGCGTCTTAGAGGCCAACGACATCGACGTCGACGCCGTCAAGGAGGAGGCCCAGGAGCAGATGGCCACGAATCAGTTCGACGGCGTCGAGGGACTCTCGACGGTGCCGGACGCGATCGGCGAACTGTTCGTCATCACCTCGGACCTCTCGGCGAAGCAACACGCCGCCGTCCAGTGTGCCTGCCAGAAGGGCGTCGACTCCGCCATCTCGAAGACCGTCAACGCGCCCAACGACTCCACGCTCGATGACGCGAAGGAGGTCTTCGAGTGGGTCTACGAGAACGGCGGCAAGGGCGTCACCTACTACCGCGACGGCACCCGCTCGAAGCAGGTGCTCACCACGCGCGCCGAGAACGCCGACTTCGCCGACGAGACCGAAGCCGCGGAAGCGCTCGTCGAGCAGATCGACGACATCTTCGGCGGCCTCGAGGCGTTCCTCGAGAGCGAGGACGTCCAGGACGTCCTCGCGGAGGACGTCGGTTCGCTGGTCGGCGACGAGACCGACCGCGAACCCGTCGAGGTCGACTTCACCGAGAAGCGCGAGCGGCCCGACGCGCTGCAGGGCGTCAGCCAGCGCATCGACACCGGCTACGGGAAGGTCTACGTGACGATCAACGAGGATCCCGAGACCGGCCAGCCGTTCGAACTGTTCGCGAACATCGGCCACTCCGGCGGCTTCACCAACTCCTTCACCGAGGCGCTGGCGAAGGTCATCTCGACCTCGCTGCGCTCGGGCGTCGACCCCGAGGAGATCGTCGACGAACTCTGTGGCACCCGGAGTCCGAAGGTCGCCTGGGACAAGGGCGAGCAGATCCAGTCGATCCCGGACGCCATCGGCACCGCGATGCGCCGGTACTTAGAGAACGAGATCGACAAGCCGTACCCGACCCAGCAGACGCTCGAGGAGTCGGCCGACGCGGACGCGACCGTCGACGGGCCGAAGACCGACGGCGGGGCTGCCGCCGCCGACGCGAGCGACGACGAGGACGACGCCGTTCAGGACCTCATCGACGCCGGCGAATCCCCCGAGTGTCCCGACTGCGGCTCGCTCTCGCTGTACTACTCCGAGGGCTGCAAGACCTGCGAGTCCTGCGGCTGGAGCGAGTGCTAA
- the trpG gene encoding anthranilate synthase component II yields the protein MSTIAPEPDGSERTDTRRVLFIDNYDSFTYNLVEYVSQQEGTETEVLKNTASLEDVRAVEPDAIIVSPGPGHPKNDRDVGVSMSVLREVSPGVPTLGVCLGLEAAVYAYGGSVGRAPEPIHGKSSSVEHDGKGVYAGLERGFRAGRYHSLVATAVPDCFEVTATADHGGAELVMGVRHREFPIECVQFHPESVLTAAGHDVIENFLEGA from the coding sequence ATGAGTACGATCGCGCCCGAACCCGACGGGAGTGAGCGGACCGATACGCGTCGGGTCCTGTTCATCGACAACTACGACTCGTTCACGTACAATCTGGTCGAGTACGTCAGCCAGCAGGAGGGGACGGAAACCGAGGTCCTGAAGAACACGGCGTCGCTCGAGGACGTGCGAGCGGTCGAACCGGACGCCATCATCGTCAGTCCCGGCCCCGGCCATCCGAAGAACGATCGGGACGTCGGCGTCTCGATGAGCGTCCTGCGCGAGGTCAGTCCCGGGGTGCCGACGCTCGGCGTCTGTCTGGGGCTCGAGGCGGCCGTCTACGCCTACGGCGGTTCGGTCGGCCGCGCGCCGGAGCCGATCCACGGGAAGTCGTCGTCGGTCGAACACGACGGGAAGGGCGTCTACGCCGGACTCGAGCGGGGCTTTCGCGCCGGTCGCTACCACTCGCTCGTCGCGACGGCGGTTCCGGACTGTTTCGAGGTGACGGCCACGGCGGACCACGGCGGCGCGGAGCTCGTCATGGGCGTTCGCCACCGCGAGTTTCCGATCGAGTGCGTCCAGTTCCATCCCGAGAGCGTGCTCACGGCCGCGGGTCACGACGTGATCGAGAACTTTCTCGAGGGAGCGTAG
- the trpE gene encoding anthranilate synthase component I — MSESERTTTASTTLDVDREAFREHAGDPGERPVVVRAVAALEVETSPLAAYAALTGRSSDRERSPYAFLLESAEKTASSDPDGAFRPSDARTDRHARYSYVGYDPEAVVTVGPEGTSVEALSAGPPIEALETEPEGDTVDALRAALPNAHLANFPDHDRQHLEGGLVGFLAYDAVYDLWLAEVGLERPDSRFPDAQFVLTTKTVAFDERDGTVSLVFTPVLEAGDDPDDVYDRLLAEAAVVEETLRGAEGPETGGFVREDEVAGSKATYEESVRRAKEHVLDGDIYQGVVSRTRELTGEIDPIGFYEAMREVNPSPYMYLLEHDDLTVVGASPETLVSVRGREVMSNPIAGTCDRGSSPVEDRRLAGEMLADEKERAEHTMLVDLARNDVRRVAEPGSVRVDEFMNVLKYSHVQHIESTVTGELAGDADAFDATRAAFPAGTLSGAPKIRAMEIIDDLETKPRGLYGGGVGYYSWTGDADFAIVIRTATVENEDERDRITVRAGAGLVADSDPTAEYEETEKKMGGVLAALEAIERDGEATDDPVETAPGVSR; from the coding sequence ATGAGCGAGTCAGAACGAACGACGACGGCGTCGACGACGCTCGACGTCGACCGCGAGGCGTTTCGCGAACACGCCGGCGATCCCGGCGAGCGTCCCGTCGTCGTCCGGGCCGTCGCCGCGCTCGAGGTCGAGACGTCGCCGCTCGCCGCCTACGCGGCGCTGACCGGCCGCTCGAGCGACCGGGAGCGATCGCCGTACGCCTTCCTGCTCGAGAGCGCGGAGAAGACCGCCTCGAGCGACCCGGACGGCGCGTTCCGTCCGAGCGACGCGCGGACGGACCGCCACGCCCGCTACTCCTACGTCGGGTACGATCCCGAAGCCGTCGTGACGGTCGGTCCGGAGGGGACGTCCGTCGAGGCGCTCTCCGCGGGCCCGCCGATCGAGGCGCTCGAGACCGAACCGGAGGGCGATACGGTCGACGCGCTCCGCGCCGCGCTGCCGAATGCGCACCTCGCGAACTTTCCGGATCACGATCGGCAGCACCTGGAGGGCGGGCTCGTCGGCTTTCTCGCCTACGACGCCGTCTACGACCTCTGGCTCGCGGAAGTGGGTCTCGAGCGTCCCGACTCGCGCTTTCCCGACGCGCAGTTCGTCCTGACGACGAAGACGGTCGCCTTCGACGAACGCGACGGGACGGTCTCGCTCGTGTTCACGCCGGTGCTCGAGGCCGGAGACGACCCGGACGACGTCTACGACCGCCTGCTGGCGGAGGCGGCCGTCGTCGAGGAGACGCTTCGAGGGGCCGAGGGGCCGGAAACCGGCGGGTTCGTCCGGGAGGACGAGGTCGCGGGGTCGAAAGCGACGTACGAGGAGAGCGTTCGACGGGCCAAAGAGCACGTCCTGGACGGCGACATCTACCAGGGCGTCGTTTCTCGCACCCGAGAGCTCACCGGCGAGATCGATCCGATCGGCTTCTACGAGGCGATGCGCGAGGTGAACCCGTCGCCGTACATGTACCTGCTCGAGCACGACGACCTGACCGTCGTCGGCGCCAGCCCCGAGACGCTCGTCTCCGTCCGCGGGCGCGAAGTCATGTCGAACCCCATCGCGGGCACGTGCGACCGGGGCTCGAGTCCCGTCGAGGATCGACGGCTGGCCGGCGAGATGCTGGCCGACGAGAAGGAGCGCGCGGAGCACACGATGTTAGTCGACCTCGCGCGCAACGACGTGCGCCGCGTCGCCGAACCGGGTTCGGTGCGCGTCGACGAGTTCATGAACGTGCTGAAGTACAGCCACGTCCAGCACATCGAGTCAACGGTGACGGGCGAACTGGCGGGGGACGCGGACGCGTTCGACGCGACGCGAGCGGCGTTCCCCGCCGGAACCCTCTCGGGCGCGCCCAAGATCCGCGCGATGGAGATCATCGACGACCTCGAGACCAAGCCACGCGGGCTCTACGGCGGCGGCGTCGGCTACTACTCCTGGACCGGGGACGCCGACTTCGCGATCGTGATCCGGACGGCCACGGTCGAAAACGAGGACGAGCGAGACAGGATCACGGTCCGCGCGGGTGCCGGGCTGGTCGCCGACAGCGATCCAACTGCGGAGTACGAGGAGACGGAGAAGAAGATGGGCGGCGTCCTCGCGGCGCTCGAGGCGATCGAACGCGACGGCGAAGCGACCGACGACCCCGTCGAGACGGCTCCGGGGGTGAGTCGATGA
- a CDS encoding phosphoribosylanthranilate isomerase → MTRVKVCGITDEAALETAADAGADAIGVICDVPVDTHREVASDRAAELVAAAPPFVTTVLVTMPTDPAEAIELVDAVGPDAVQIHGTLEPDELASVREAIDASLLVALDADDADAATAGRYDAVADGLLVDTPGEGGGGGTGETHDWNRTRTATADLESPLILAGGLTPENVVDAVRTVDPSAVDVASGVEGREGGKDADAVQTFVERAKNASTPALQS, encoded by the coding sequence ATGACGCGCGTGAAGGTCTGTGGAATAACGGACGAAGCCGCCCTCGAGACGGCGGCCGACGCCGGGGCGGACGCGATCGGCGTCATCTGTGACGTTCCGGTCGACACCCACCGCGAGGTAGCATCCGATCGGGCGGCCGAACTCGTCGCGGCCGCGCCGCCGTTCGTGACGACCGTGCTCGTAACGATGCCGACCGATCCGGCCGAAGCGATCGAACTGGTCGACGCGGTCGGTCCCGACGCGGTGCAGATCCACGGGACGCTCGAGCCGGACGAACTCGCGTCGGTACGGGAAGCGATCGACGCGTCGCTCCTGGTCGCCCTCGACGCGGACGACGCGGACGCGGCGACCGCCGGGCGCTACGACGCCGTCGCCGACGGGCTGCTCGTCGACACGCCCGGCGAGGGGGGCGGTGGCGGTACCGGCGAAACTCACGACTGGAACCGGACTCGCACGGCGACGGCGGACCTCGAGTCTCCGCTGATCCTCGCCGGGGGGCTGACGCCCGAGAACGTCGTCGACGCCGTGCGGACGGTCGATCCGTCCGCCGTCGACGTCGCGAGCGGCGTCGAGGGGCGCGAGGGCGGCAAGGACGCCGACGCCGTGCAAACGTTCGTCGAGCGAGCGAAGAACGCGTCGACGCCGGCCCTGCAATCATGA